A genomic stretch from Candidatus Desulfatibia profunda includes:
- a CDS encoding DUF4292 domain-containing protein has product MMVWIAAFFLSACSSLVARVSEKPEDLKVSPEARELLALLKHQNFTLKTFKGTGTITFRDNKTKPAATRAVWIGSIPGKLRIALRSFAGQPAVSFASDGQWFYFFSHADSHFYKQPASIDTLKKFFSISIACEDVVSILAGRIPLNQCKHAVVEKNGSKSGYVLTLKNRWGTTCERVYLNQNKTDVNRVEMFDLNGTLLYRVEFCGMQTIKSYQVPSCVVFWNEEDRGFQLDIDRYWVDVAVPSSAFVLAPPE; this is encoded by the coding sequence GTGATGGTATGGATTGCCGCCTTTTTTCTTTCTGCCTGCAGCAGCCTTGTTGCCAGAGTTTCGGAAAAACCGGAAGATCTTAAAGTATCACCCGAAGCCCGTGAGTTGCTTGCATTACTGAAACATCAGAACTTCACGCTCAAAACCTTCAAAGGCACCGGCACAATAACGTTCCGGGACAACAAGACGAAACCAGCGGCTACCCGCGCTGTTTGGATCGGGTCAATACCTGGAAAGCTTCGCATCGCGCTCCGCAGCTTTGCCGGTCAGCCGGCGGTAAGTTTTGCCAGTGACGGGCAGTGGTTCTATTTTTTTTCCCATGCCGACAGCCACTTTTATAAACAACCCGCCAGCATCGATACCCTGAAAAAGTTTTTTTCAATATCCATTGCTTGCGAGGATGTTGTCAGTATTTTAGCCGGTCGTATTCCCCTGAACCAGTGCAAACATGCGGTTGTAGAAAAAAACGGATCTAAATCCGGGTATGTTCTCACTCTAAAAAATAGATGGGGAACTACTTGCGAGAGGGTCTATCTTAATCAAAATAAAACAGACGTAAACAGGGTCGAAATGTTTGACTTAAACGGCACTCTATTATATCGCGTGGAATTTTGCGGGATGCAAACAATAAAAAGCTATCAGGTTCCTTCTTGCGTGGTCTTTTGGAATGAAGAGGACCGGGGGTTTCAACTCGACATCGACAGATATTGGGTCGATGTCGCGGTTCCATCATCAGCCTTTGTGCTGGCACCGCCGGAGTGA